In Sebastes fasciatus isolate fSebFas1 chromosome 15, fSebFas1.pri, whole genome shotgun sequence, a genomic segment contains:
- the tonsl gene encoding tonsoku-like protein — protein sequence MSASREIKQLQKAKSKAQNSSNLTEEANICNQLGELLSRSGDYEAAIREHQQELSLSEVLNDVIGRAVANRKIGECYAEMGNIEAALKHQRCHLDLARSVRDHAEEQRALATIGRTYLFRYESDQSRNSLEQAEDAFRKSLAIVDDRLEGTVPAREISEMKARLFLNLGLVCDHLGEAKRCSEFIRRSVFIAEKSQLLEDLYRANFNLGNIFFRNGLQSNAVRCLEQAKECARKIKEKFSESECFHCIGKVQLSLADFVAARRSLKKAVSLGSQQPLDRQAVKKAFKYADQGCKLEEELGEDQGKRLSSHQAVGVAEQLGDLYCKFGCYNKALDAYQAQLKGAEALGKPARELAVIHVSLAATYTDLRQHSKAVEHYRQELALRQGNSTEGCSTWLNIAAAQEESGCALEDMDSSYSAASNCAQTSGQTRLQKRVLRLWLASQRRHGSSEADDTEARLQELCAAEGWSPDGSDGEEDEEEEMDNSEPLDDSDVVLSESDDDLEGYDKMVSGRRNAGRWKKRNEKGETSLHRACIDGNLKQIQYLVEQGHPVNPRDYCGWTPLHEACNHGHYDIVAVLLDRGANINDPGGPLCEGVTPLHDALACGNLRVARLLVERGASVTQRNAKGNNAMDSLRHWQRTYSRELDQDTKQECVATERLLRKALAGGVSAAPAPAKPFDALQDSQLFDAENSEPLSSSGGGCSSSQDWPRPSRNSEVKVVPASPKRWQSNGSTQRHRARGTEAALLYGNNSSSSDDSDPDCPVSPLRAVRPRHGFPAAPSQKEVPANREANPIPNSGRESVREAPAPSVFAREEYHSAIRGLGSAKTLLQGLSQPQFSGTPAVSSSNNKSALVPEEEYLADEWLEDDLGEIQPKKKRRLRVEQTGMRGEDTASTSAARSQNRLLNSDTACRGSAVPSSSSRSLSLKRNGSLKPHQVKMTQMPGMLRLGRREVNRSHSPTITDDEDMRPETPPPPQIYMQPAAQRLAAPMPTSLPPPIRMRVRVQEDVFLIPVLQSEADSCTVSWLCEQAAQRYYQKCGLLPRLSLQKEGALLSPQDLLLAVLHTNEEVLAEVCSWDLPPLPERYKKACNSLAVDENKRVTRLCEVQDGSSSVSACGLGLAPSSLNPLLRALKLQASLTELRISGNRLHDNLLPELVATAITMPRLRLLDISANGITGDGLEKAVNALNGRSHPAFPCLEELDLSMNQLGDGVSETLSCLLSCCPLLAKLSLQACGLTARFLQQHRLLLANALTGAGHLKSVCLSHNALGSTGFELVLKTLPLHSLTHLDLSAVCRGPADYPALEHLTKILSQDECSLTHLSLAANGLTDSSVATLARCLPSCPTLVSLNLSGNPSVTSAGLHNILITLREACRPLTLLNLQGCEVSGPWDSAGLDGLSELVKDLRLCSQGLNKLDRQALKQSWDTSRSRGHFIDRNSKCLLSAAASS from the exons GTTTGGAGCAAGCGGAGGATGCCTTCAGGAAGAGCCTGGCCATTGTGGATGACCGTCTGGAAG GGACTGTGCCAGCGCGAGAGATTAGTGAGATGAAGGCACGTCTCTTCCTCAATCTTGGTCTGGTGTGTGATCACCTGGGGGAGGCTAAACGTTGCAGCGAGTTTATCCGACGAAGTGTCTTTATTGCAGA GAAGAGTCAGCTGCTGGAGGATCTTTACCGTGCAAACTTTAACCTGGGCAACATTTTCTTCCGTAACGGTCTACAGTCCAATGCCGTGCGCTGCCTTGAACAGGCCAAAGAGTGTGCAAGGAAGATCAAAGAGAAGTTCAGTGAGAGCGAGTGCTTTCACTGCATTggcaag GTGCAGCTGTCTCTGGCTGATTTCGTAGCAGCTAGACGATCTCTGAAGAAAGCTGTCTCTCTGGGTTCCCAGCAGCCTCTGGACAGGCAGGCAGTGAAGAAAGCTTTCAAATATG CGGACCAGGGCTGTAAATTGGAGGAAGAGTTGGGGGAGGATCAGGGCAAAAGACTTAGCTCCCATCAGGCCGTGGGGGTGGCAGAGCAGCTTGGGGACCTTTACTGTAAGTTCGGCTGCTACAACAAAGCTCTGGATGCATATCAAGCTCAG CTTAAGGGTGCTGAGGCGTTGGGAAAACCTGCCAGGGAGCTGGCTGTCATCCATGTCTCCCTGGCTGCGACCTACACAGACCTGAGACAGCACAGCAAGGCAGTGGAGCACTACAGACAGGAGCTGGCTTTACGACAGGGCAACTCCACTGAG GGGTGTAGCACTTGGCTGAACATCGCAGCAGCTCAGGAGGAGAGCGGCTGTGCCTTGGAGGACATGGACAGCAGCTACAGTGCAGCCTCAAACTGCGCTCAGACGTCTGGGCAGACCAGACTACAA AAACGCGTGTTGAGGCTCTGGCTGGCGTCCCAGAGACGACATGGCTCATCAGAGGCTGATGACACCGAGGCGAGGCTGCAGGAGCTGTGTGCAGCCGAGGGCTGGAGTCCAGATGGGAGCGATggtgaggaggatgaagaggaggagatggacaACAGTGAACCTCTTGATGACAGTGACGTCGTTCTCTCAGAGTCAG ATGATGATTTAGAGGGTTATGACAAGATGGTATCAGGAAGAAGGAATGCAGGAAGG TGGAAGAAGAGAAACGAGAAGGGCGAGACGTCTCTTCACAGAGCGTGTATAGATGGAAACCTGAAGCAGATCCAGTATCTGGTAGAACAA GGTCACCCAGTGAACCCCAGAGACTATTGTGGCTGGACTCCTCTTCATGAGGCCTGCAACCACGGTCACTATG ACATTGTAGCGGTGCTTCTGGATCGCGGCGCTAACATTAATGACCCTGGTGGTCCCTTATGTGAGGGAGTGACGCCTCTCCATGATGCCCTCGCTTGTGGAAATTTAAGAGTGGCGAGACTCTTGGTGGAACGAGGGGCTTCGGTCACCCAACGCAAcgcaaag GGCAACAACGCCATGGACAGCCTGCGTCACTGGCAGAGGACGTACAGCAGAGAGTTGGACCAGGACACCAAGCAGGAGTGCGTCGCTACCGAGAGACTGCTGAGGAAGGCGCTTGCAGGGGGAG TGTCTGCTGCTCCGGCCCCAGCCAAGCCTTTCGATGCCCTGCAGGACAGCCAGCTGTTTGATGCCGAGAACTCCGAACCGCTGTCGTCCTCCGGAGGGGGCTGTTCCTCCAGCCAAGACTGGCCCAGGCCCAGCAGGAACTCAGAGGTGAAGGTGGTACCTGCCAGCCCCAAACGGTGGCAGAGCAACGGCTCAACGCAGCGGCACAGAGCCAGAGGAACAGAGGCTGCTCTCTTGTATGGG AATAACAGCAGCTCCTCAGACGACAGCGACCCTGACTGCCCGGTCAGTCCTCTGCGTGCCGTCCGCCCTAGACACGGTTTCCCAGCAGCCCCGAGCCAAAAGGAAGTCCCCGCAAACAGGGAGGCCAACCCGATCCCGAACTCAGGTCGAGAGAGCGTCAGGGAGGCCCCCGCGCCGTCTGTCTTTGCACGTGAGGAGTACCACAGTGCCATTCGAGGCTTAGGCAGCGCCAAAACTCTCCTCCAGGGTCTGTCGCAGCCTCAGTTCTCCGGCACGCCAGCTGTTTCATCCAGCAACAACAAATCAGCCCTAGTGCCTGAGGAGGAGTATCTGGCTGACGAGTGGCTGGAGGACGATTTGGGGGAAATCCAGccgaagaagaagaggaggcttCGAGTGGAACAGACTGGGATGAGAGGCGAGGACACTGCTTCCACTTCAGCAGCAAGAAGTCAAAACAGGCTCTTAAACTCTGACACGGCCTGCAGAG GCTCTGCAGTTCCTTCGTCCTCCAGCAGGAGTCTCTCTCTGAAAAGGAACGGCTCTCTGAAGCCTCACCAGGTCAAAATGACTCAGATGCCGGGGATGCTCAGGTTGGGCAGAAGAGAGGTCAACAGGTCACACAGCCCCACGATTACAGACGATGAAGACATGAGACCTGAGACGCCGCCACCCCCACAAATATACATGCAG cCTGCAGCTCAACGTTTGGCTGCTCCCATGCCTACATCACTTCCTCCACCAATCCGAATGAGGGTCAGAGTTCAGGAAGATGTTTTCCTCATCCCAGTTCTGCAAAG TGAGGCCGACTCCTGCACCGTGTCGTGGCTGTGTGAGCAGGCCGCTCAGCGTTACTACCAGAAATGTGGCCTCCTGCCTCGCCTCTCACTGCAGAAGGAAGGTGCTCTGCTCTCCCCGCAGGACCTGCTGCTGGCTGTCCTGCACACCAATGAAGAG gttCTGGCTGAAGTTTGCTCCTGggatcttcctcctctccctgagCGCTACAAGAAAGCCTGCAACAGCCTGGCAGTGG ATGAGAACAAGCGTGTCACCCGGCTGTGTGAGGTGCAGGATGGGAGCTCCTCTGTGTCGGCGTGCGGCCTCGGCCTGGCGCCCTCCTCCCTCAACCCGCTCCTCCGTGCCCTCAAACTGCAGGCCAGCCTCACCGAGCTGCGTATTTCCGGCAACCGTCTCCACGACAACCTTCTCCCAGAGCTGGTTGCCACGGCAATAACAATGCCTCGGCTTCGACTGCTGGACATTTCTGCCAACGGCATTACAGGGGACGGGCTGGAGAAGGCAGTAAATGCTTTAAATGGACGGAGTCATCCTGCGTTTCCG TGCCTGGAGGAGCTTGACCTCAGTATGAACCAGCTGGGTGACGGCGTGTCTGAGACCTTGTCCTGTCTGCTGTCTTGCTGCCCTCTGTTAGCCAAGCTGTCTCTGCAGGCGTGTGGCCTCACCGCTCGCTTCCTGCAGCAGCATCGACTGCTGCTAGCAAACGCTCTCACAG GAGCGGGCCACCTGAAATCAGTGTGTctatcccacaatgcactggGCTCCACTGGCTTTGAGCTGGTGTTGAAGACTCTGCCTCTCCACAGTCTCACTCACCTGGACCTGTCTGCCGTCTGCAGGGGTCCGGCTGATTACCCGGCGCTGGAACACCTCACCAAAATCCTGTCACAG GACGAGTGTTCACTGACCCACCTGAGTCTGGCAGCGAACGGCTTGACGGACAGCAGTGTTGCCACCTTGGCCAG GTGCCTGCCTTCATGTCCGACTCTGGTGAGTCTGAACCTGTCGGGAAATCCGTCTGTTACCTCAGCCGGACTTCACAACATCCTGATCACTCTCAGAGAGGCTTGTCGACCTTTGACCCTTCTAAACCTTCAAG GCTGTGAGGTGTCTGGGCCCTGGGACAGCGCAGGTCTGGATGGTTTGTCCGAGCTGGTCAAGGATCTCCGTCTTTGCTCTCAGGGACTCAACAAGCTGGACCGGCAGGCCTTAAAGCAGAGCTGGGACACCAGTCGGTCACGTGGACACTTCATTGACCGGAACAGTAAATGTCTGCTCTCTGCTGCCGCCTCCTCGTGA
- the gnly gene encoding antimicrobial peptide NK-lysin, with amino-acid sequence MDTSSVLLVCILVTCSVWTVYGRSFEISIDDQEQVEVDISVNAGKLPGVCWACKWALKKVKKAVGKNATVEKLKSKLMSVCDKIGLLKSLCRKFVKANLPELIEELTTTDDVKTICVNTGACKPKDMSDLDLVFYPSEEEPFVEIKEFL; translated from the exons ATGGACACATCTTCAGTCCTCCTTGTGTGCATCCTGGTGACATGTTCAg TCTGGACAGTCTACGGGAGAAGCTTCGAGATCAGCATTGATGATCAGGAGCAGGTGGAAGTGGACATCTCTGTGAATGCCGGCAAG CTTCCAGGTGTGTGCTGGGCGTGCAAGTGGGCTTTAAAGAAAGTGAAGAAAGCCGTCGGAAAGAACGCAACTGTTGAG AAACTGAAATCAAAGTTGATGTCCGTCTGCGACAAAATTGGCCTCTTAAAATCTCTGTGCCGCAAGTTTGTGAAGGCAAACCTCCCAGAATTAATCGAGGAGCTCACCACCACTGACGATGTGAAGACGATCTGTGTCAATACTGGAGCCTGCAA GCCAAAGGACATGTCGGACTTGGACCTGGTGTTTTATCCAAGCGAGGAGGAGCCATTTGTTGAAATTAAAGAATTTCTCTGA